A region of the Paracoccus pantotrophus genome:
AGCGCCGCCAAGACCCGCATGGCATTTGGCGAAATCTGCAAGCCTGCGCCGACCTCGCGCAACGCCCCCGCGCGTTCCAGCACCGTGACCTCTGCGCCGCGCTGCGCCAAGGCGCAGGCGGCAGTCAGGCCGGCCACGCCTGCGCCGATGATGGTGACGGGATGATGCTTCAGGCCGGACATGGCGCCCCTGACTGCGAAAGCGGCCCCGAAGGGGCCGGCGGGTCAGTCGTCGCGATGCACGCGCTCGCGCCGCTCGTGGCGTTCCTGCGCTTCCAGGGTCATGGTGGCGATGGGGCGCGCGTCCAGCCGCTTGAGGCTGATCGGCTCGCCGGTCATCTCGCAATAGCCGTATTCGCCGGTCTCGATGCGGCGCAGCGCCGCGTCGATCTTGGCCACCAGCTTGCGCTGGCGGTCGCGGGTGCGCAGTTCCAGCGAGCGGTCGGTTTCCTCGGAGGCGCGGTCGGCCAGATCGGGCACGTTGCGGGCGCTGTCCTGAAGACCTTCCAGCGTTTCCGCGGATTGGTCCAGAAGTTCCTGCTTCCATGCGATCAGCTTGCGGCGGAAATATTCGAGTTGCCGTTCATTCATGAAAGGTTCGTCTTCGGCGGGGCGATAATCTTCGGGCAGAAAGGTCTGGGCTTTCATCGTTCCTCCGGGAGCCGGGCGACTGGATGCCCGATCCTTGGCGCCCGCATAAAGTATGGCAGACCAATTGTCACTAGGCCATTCCGACAGGTCGGGCCTGCGGCTTGCGAAGCGGGCGGGCGCTGGCTAGGGTCGCGCAGATTGCGCAAAGGACAGGCGAATGCAGTTTTCCTCGACCGAAACCTATGTGGCTCCTGCCGACCTGGCCATGGCCGTGAATGCGGCGATCACGCTGGAACGCCCGCTGCTGGTCAAGGGCGAGCCGGGCACCGGCAAGACCGAACTGGCGCGGCAGGTCGCGGCCAGCCTGGAGTTGCCCATCATCGAATGGAAC
Encoded here:
- the dksA gene encoding RNA polymerase-binding protein DksA, translated to MKAQTFLPEDYRPAEDEPFMNERQLEYFRRKLIAWKQELLDQSAETLEGLQDSARNVPDLADRASEETDRSLELRTRDRQRKLVAKIDAALRRIETGEYGYCEMTGEPISLKRLDARPIATMTLEAQERHERRERVHRDD